The proteins below are encoded in one region of Telopea speciosissima isolate NSW1024214 ecotype Mountain lineage chromosome 10, Tspe_v1, whole genome shotgun sequence:
- the LOC122641399 gene encoding probable ATP-dependent DNA helicase CHR12 isoform X2 yields the protein MKQRPNCKSGLWLRESKENRLKSHIQHRLTELAELPSSRGEVLQTKCLLELYGLKLEELQSKVRSDVNSEYWLCEKCVYPEKQLFDWGMMRLHRPFIMYGVADVFAMETDERLRKKRDAERLSRLEEEEKNLMETRKRKFFADLLNTAREFQLQAQAALKRRKQRNDGVQAWHGRQRQRATRAEKLRFQALKADDQEAYMRLVEESKNERLTTLLGKTNELLVRLGAAVQRQKDAEHDAIEPLKGSDTDDPSHLSASESKTPGDLVPDEDIDLIDVDSDGHVKTSDLLEGQRQYNSVIHSIQEKVTEQPAMLQGGELRPYQLEGLQWMLSLFNNNLNGILADEMGLGKTIQTISLVAYLMEKKGVVGPHLIVAPKAVLPNWVNEFATWAPSIVAILYDGRQDERKIMREEYSGEGKFNVMITHYDLIMRDKSFLKKIQWHYMIVDEGHRLKNHECALARTLADYKIRRRLLLTGTPIQNSLQELWALLNFLLPTIFNSVENFEEWFNAPFADRCDVSITDEEELLIIRRLHQVIRPFILRRKKAEVEKFLPGKTQVILKCDMSAWQKVYYQQVTDLGRVGLDTGSGKSKSLQNLSMQLRKCCNHPYLFVGEYNIWRKEEIVRASGKFELLDRLLPKLKRTGHRILLFSTMTRLMDILEIYLQLHDYKYLRLDGTTKTEERGTLLKQFNAPDSPYFMFLLSTRAGGLGLNLQTADTVIIFDSDWNPQMDQQAEDRAHRIGQKKEVRVFVLISVGSIEEVILERAKQKMGIDAKVIQAGLFNTTSTAQDRKDMLQEIMRRGTNSLGTDVPSEREINRLAARSDEEFWLFERMDEERRRRENYRSRLMEEHEVPDWAYAVSDNKRDKPKDFETACNKITGKRQRKEVVYADTLSDVQWMKAVENGTDLSKLMTRGRREQLHDEANESASDSVGGEQKAFDPRNVNESTVGEGETEDFLSRTPKRLKSGPTQCNKPENEGLGGSSWSGEIFTWKTHKKKRSSHGAPISSSSDARGQNYNSRQNGWV from the exons ATGAAGCAAAGACCAAATTGCAAGTCAGGTTTATGGTTGAGAGAATCAAAGGAAAATCGTTTAAAAAGCCATATTCAGCATCGTTTAACTGAGCTTgcag AATTGCCTTCAAGTAGAGGTGAGGTCCTGCAGACGAAGTGCTTGCTTGAGCTCTATGGGCTAAAG CTAGAGGAGTTGCAAAGCAAGGTCCGATCTGATGTGAATTCGGAGTACTGGCTTTGTGAGAAATGTGTGTATCCTGAGAAGCAATTGTTCGATTGGGGAATGATGCGATTGCATCGCCCTTTTATCATGTATGGTGTGGCAGATGTTTTTGCAATGGAGACTGATGAACGCCTGCGAAAGAAACGGGATGCAGAG AGGTTGTCAAGGTTAGAGGAGGAGGAAAAGAATCTCATGGAGACcagaaaaaggaaattttttgcTGACCTTCTTAATACAGCTCGTGAATTTCAATTGCAAGCACAAGCTGCACTGAAACGCCGGAAACAAAGGAATGATGGGGTTCAG GCATGGCATGGAAGGCAGAGGCAACGTGCTACAAGGGCAGAAAAATTGAGGTTCCAAGCACTTAAAGCTGATGACCAAGAAGCATACATGCGTTTGGTGGAGGAGAGCAAGAATGAACGATTGACAACGCTTCTTGGGAAAACCAATGAGCTTCTTGTTCGTCTGGGAGCTGCAGTTCAAAGGCAAAAAGATGCTGAACATGATGCCATAGAACCTCTTAAAGGCTCGGATACAGATGATCCTTCTCATTTGTCTGCTTCTGAGAGTAAAACACCTGGGGATTTGGTCCCTGATGAAGACATAGACCTGATTGATGTGGATTCTGATGGCCACGTCAAGACAAGTGATTTACTTGAAGGCCAGAGGCAGTATAATTCTGTCATTCATTCGATTCAGGAGAAG GTGACGGAGCAACCGGCCATGCTTCAAGGGGGAGAATTAAGACCATACCAATTGGAAGGACTTCAGTGGATGCTATCTTTGTTTAACAACAATCTAAATGGGATTTTAGCTGACGAGATGGGATTAGGAAAGACTATTCAGACCATATCGTTAGTTGCATATCTAATGGAGAAAAAAGGTGTGGTTGGGCCCCACTTAATTGTGGCTCCAAAGGCTGTATTGCCAAATTGGGTTAATGAATTTGCAACCTGGGCCCCTAG TATTGTAGCTATTTTATATGATGGGCGTCAAGATGAAAGAAAGATTATGAGGGAGGAGTATTCTGGAGAAGGGAAATTCAATGTGATGATAACCCACTATGATCTTATTATGCGAGACAAATCATTTTTGAAGAAAATTCAGTGGCATTACATGATTGTTGATGAAGGACATcggttgaaaaatcatgagtgCGCTCTTGCACGGACTTTGGCAGA CTACAAAATTAGGCGGAGGCTTCTATTAACCGGCACCCCTATACAGAATAGTTTGCAGGAGTTGTGGGCCTTGCTTAATTTTCTCCTCCCCACCATCTTTAATTCAGtagaaaattttgaggagtggtTTAATGCTCCCTTCGCAGATCGATGTGATGTTAGTATTACGGATGAAGAAGAGCTGTTGATTATTCGCCGTTTACATCAG GTTATAAGACCTTTCATACTAAGGAGGAAGAAAGCTGAGGTGGAGAAGTTCCTTCCTGGGAAAACACAGGTCATACTGAAATGTGATATGTCAGCATGGCAGAAAGTATACTATCAACAGGTCACTGACTTGGGAAGAGTTGGGTTGGATACTG GATCTGGGAAGTCCAAGAGTCTCCAGAACCTGTCAATGCAACTCAGGAAGTGTTGTAATCACCCCTATCTCTTTGTGGGAGAATATAACATATGGCGCAAGGAGGAAATTGTCAGAGCATCGGGCAAATTTGAGCTGCTTGATCGCTTGCttccaaaactcaaaagaaCAGGGCATAGAATTCTGCTTTTCTCAACAATGACCCGTCTGATGGACATCCTTGAAATTTATTTGCAACTGCATGATTACAAGTACCTTAGACTGGATGGCACCACAAagacagaagaaagagggaCTCTACTTAAGCAATTCAATGCACCAGACTCACCTTATTTCATGTTTCTTTTGAGCACCCGTGCCGGGGGCCTTGGTCTAAACTTACAAACTGCAGATACTGTGATAATATTTGATAGTGATTGGAACCCCCAAATGGATCAACAGGCAGAGGATCGGGCCCATCGTATAGGACAGAAGAAGGAAGTGAGGGTCTTTGTGTTGATTAGTGTTGGATCAATTGAAGAGGTTATCCTGGAACGTGCAAAACAGAAAATGGGCATTGATGCCAAGGTCATTCAGGCGGGGCTGTTCAATACAACCTCCACAG CTCAGGACAGAAAAGATATGTTGCAGGAGATCATGCGAAGAGGTACAAATTCACTTGGGACAGATGTGCCAAGTGAGAGAGAAATCAACCGTCTAGCAGCTCGATCGGATGAGGAGTTCTGGTTGTTTGAGAGAATGGATGAGGAAAGACGACGAAGGGAGAACTACAGATCAAGGTTGATGGAGGAACATGAAGTACCTGACTGGGCATATGCTGTCTCTGATAATAAGAGAGACAAACCCAAAGATTTTGAAACTGCTTGCAACAAAATTACAGGGAAGCGACAAAGAAAAGAGGTGGTTTATGCTGACACACTGAGTGACGTACAGTGGATGAAGGCTGTTGAAAATGGAACAGACTTGTCAAAGCTTATGACTAGAGGGAGGAGAGAACAACTTCATGATGAGGCAAACGAATCGGCCAGTGATAGTGTAGGGGGAGAGCAAAAAGCATTTGACCCGAGGAATGTCAATGAGTCTACAGTGGGAGAGGGTGAAACTGAAGATTTCTTGAGTCGGACCCCTAAAAGGCTCAAATCCGGACCCACGCAGTGCAATAAACCTGAAAATGAAGGTCTTGGGGGAAGTAGTTGGAGCGGGGAAATCTTCACATGGAAGacccacaagaagaagagatcaagcCATGGTGCTCCAATTTCATCATCATCTGATGCAAGAGGGCAGAATTATAACAGCAGACAGAATGGATGGGTTTGA
- the LOC122641399 gene encoding probable ATP-dependent DNA helicase CHR12 isoform X1, translating to MVAQVENRASLDQVQKTRTLICALNLISRNLPLPPEIFDTVSSIYLNEDGADNTVERGVGVESHNNDDNLLAGDDSSGHQIFDGGALITEFEDALMKQRPNCKSGLWLRESKENRLKSHIQHRLTELAELPSSRGEVLQTKCLLELYGLKLEELQSKVRSDVNSEYWLCEKCVYPEKQLFDWGMMRLHRPFIMYGVADVFAMETDERLRKKRDAERLSRLEEEEKNLMETRKRKFFADLLNTAREFQLQAQAALKRRKQRNDGVQAWHGRQRQRATRAEKLRFQALKADDQEAYMRLVEESKNERLTTLLGKTNELLVRLGAAVQRQKDAEHDAIEPLKGSDTDDPSHLSASESKTPGDLVPDEDIDLIDVDSDGHVKTSDLLEGQRQYNSVIHSIQEKVTEQPAMLQGGELRPYQLEGLQWMLSLFNNNLNGILADEMGLGKTIQTISLVAYLMEKKGVVGPHLIVAPKAVLPNWVNEFATWAPSIVAILYDGRQDERKIMREEYSGEGKFNVMITHYDLIMRDKSFLKKIQWHYMIVDEGHRLKNHECALARTLADYKIRRRLLLTGTPIQNSLQELWALLNFLLPTIFNSVENFEEWFNAPFADRCDVSITDEEELLIIRRLHQVIRPFILRRKKAEVEKFLPGKTQVILKCDMSAWQKVYYQQVTDLGRVGLDTGSGKSKSLQNLSMQLRKCCNHPYLFVGEYNIWRKEEIVRASGKFELLDRLLPKLKRTGHRILLFSTMTRLMDILEIYLQLHDYKYLRLDGTTKTEERGTLLKQFNAPDSPYFMFLLSTRAGGLGLNLQTADTVIIFDSDWNPQMDQQAEDRAHRIGQKKEVRVFVLISVGSIEEVILERAKQKMGIDAKVIQAGLFNTTSTAQDRKDMLQEIMRRGTNSLGTDVPSEREINRLAARSDEEFWLFERMDEERRRRENYRSRLMEEHEVPDWAYAVSDNKRDKPKDFETACNKITGKRQRKEVVYADTLSDVQWMKAVENGTDLSKLMTRGRREQLHDEANESASDSVGGEQKAFDPRNVNESTVGEGETEDFLSRTPKRLKSGPTQCNKPENEGLGGSSWSGEIFTWKTHKKKRSSHGAPISSSSDARGQNYNSRQNGWV from the exons ATGGTGGCTCAGGTGGAGAATAGAGCATCCCTCGACCAGGTTCAGAAGACCAGGACCTTGATCTGCGCCCTCAATCTCATCTCGAGGaacctccctctccctcctgaGATCTTTGACACTGTTTCCTCTATTTACCTCAACGAGGATGGTGCAGATAACACGGTCGAACGAGGAGTTGGCGTTGAATCCCACAATAACGATGACAATCTCCTCGCAGGGGATGATTCG AGTGGCCATCAGATTTTTGATGGAGGGGCTTTAATTACTGAGTTTGAGGATGCACTGATGAAGCAAAGACCAAATTGCAAGTCAGGTTTATGGTTGAGAGAATCAAAGGAAAATCGTTTAAAAAGCCATATTCAGCATCGTTTAACTGAGCTTgcag AATTGCCTTCAAGTAGAGGTGAGGTCCTGCAGACGAAGTGCTTGCTTGAGCTCTATGGGCTAAAG CTAGAGGAGTTGCAAAGCAAGGTCCGATCTGATGTGAATTCGGAGTACTGGCTTTGTGAGAAATGTGTGTATCCTGAGAAGCAATTGTTCGATTGGGGAATGATGCGATTGCATCGCCCTTTTATCATGTATGGTGTGGCAGATGTTTTTGCAATGGAGACTGATGAACGCCTGCGAAAGAAACGGGATGCAGAG AGGTTGTCAAGGTTAGAGGAGGAGGAAAAGAATCTCATGGAGACcagaaaaaggaaattttttgcTGACCTTCTTAATACAGCTCGTGAATTTCAATTGCAAGCACAAGCTGCACTGAAACGCCGGAAACAAAGGAATGATGGGGTTCAG GCATGGCATGGAAGGCAGAGGCAACGTGCTACAAGGGCAGAAAAATTGAGGTTCCAAGCACTTAAAGCTGATGACCAAGAAGCATACATGCGTTTGGTGGAGGAGAGCAAGAATGAACGATTGACAACGCTTCTTGGGAAAACCAATGAGCTTCTTGTTCGTCTGGGAGCTGCAGTTCAAAGGCAAAAAGATGCTGAACATGATGCCATAGAACCTCTTAAAGGCTCGGATACAGATGATCCTTCTCATTTGTCTGCTTCTGAGAGTAAAACACCTGGGGATTTGGTCCCTGATGAAGACATAGACCTGATTGATGTGGATTCTGATGGCCACGTCAAGACAAGTGATTTACTTGAAGGCCAGAGGCAGTATAATTCTGTCATTCATTCGATTCAGGAGAAG GTGACGGAGCAACCGGCCATGCTTCAAGGGGGAGAATTAAGACCATACCAATTGGAAGGACTTCAGTGGATGCTATCTTTGTTTAACAACAATCTAAATGGGATTTTAGCTGACGAGATGGGATTAGGAAAGACTATTCAGACCATATCGTTAGTTGCATATCTAATGGAGAAAAAAGGTGTGGTTGGGCCCCACTTAATTGTGGCTCCAAAGGCTGTATTGCCAAATTGGGTTAATGAATTTGCAACCTGGGCCCCTAG TATTGTAGCTATTTTATATGATGGGCGTCAAGATGAAAGAAAGATTATGAGGGAGGAGTATTCTGGAGAAGGGAAATTCAATGTGATGATAACCCACTATGATCTTATTATGCGAGACAAATCATTTTTGAAGAAAATTCAGTGGCATTACATGATTGTTGATGAAGGACATcggttgaaaaatcatgagtgCGCTCTTGCACGGACTTTGGCAGA CTACAAAATTAGGCGGAGGCTTCTATTAACCGGCACCCCTATACAGAATAGTTTGCAGGAGTTGTGGGCCTTGCTTAATTTTCTCCTCCCCACCATCTTTAATTCAGtagaaaattttgaggagtggtTTAATGCTCCCTTCGCAGATCGATGTGATGTTAGTATTACGGATGAAGAAGAGCTGTTGATTATTCGCCGTTTACATCAG GTTATAAGACCTTTCATACTAAGGAGGAAGAAAGCTGAGGTGGAGAAGTTCCTTCCTGGGAAAACACAGGTCATACTGAAATGTGATATGTCAGCATGGCAGAAAGTATACTATCAACAGGTCACTGACTTGGGAAGAGTTGGGTTGGATACTG GATCTGGGAAGTCCAAGAGTCTCCAGAACCTGTCAATGCAACTCAGGAAGTGTTGTAATCACCCCTATCTCTTTGTGGGAGAATATAACATATGGCGCAAGGAGGAAATTGTCAGAGCATCGGGCAAATTTGAGCTGCTTGATCGCTTGCttccaaaactcaaaagaaCAGGGCATAGAATTCTGCTTTTCTCAACAATGACCCGTCTGATGGACATCCTTGAAATTTATTTGCAACTGCATGATTACAAGTACCTTAGACTGGATGGCACCACAAagacagaagaaagagggaCTCTACTTAAGCAATTCAATGCACCAGACTCACCTTATTTCATGTTTCTTTTGAGCACCCGTGCCGGGGGCCTTGGTCTAAACTTACAAACTGCAGATACTGTGATAATATTTGATAGTGATTGGAACCCCCAAATGGATCAACAGGCAGAGGATCGGGCCCATCGTATAGGACAGAAGAAGGAAGTGAGGGTCTTTGTGTTGATTAGTGTTGGATCAATTGAAGAGGTTATCCTGGAACGTGCAAAACAGAAAATGGGCATTGATGCCAAGGTCATTCAGGCGGGGCTGTTCAATACAACCTCCACAG CTCAGGACAGAAAAGATATGTTGCAGGAGATCATGCGAAGAGGTACAAATTCACTTGGGACAGATGTGCCAAGTGAGAGAGAAATCAACCGTCTAGCAGCTCGATCGGATGAGGAGTTCTGGTTGTTTGAGAGAATGGATGAGGAAAGACGACGAAGGGAGAACTACAGATCAAGGTTGATGGAGGAACATGAAGTACCTGACTGGGCATATGCTGTCTCTGATAATAAGAGAGACAAACCCAAAGATTTTGAAACTGCTTGCAACAAAATTACAGGGAAGCGACAAAGAAAAGAGGTGGTTTATGCTGACACACTGAGTGACGTACAGTGGATGAAGGCTGTTGAAAATGGAACAGACTTGTCAAAGCTTATGACTAGAGGGAGGAGAGAACAACTTCATGATGAGGCAAACGAATCGGCCAGTGATAGTGTAGGGGGAGAGCAAAAAGCATTTGACCCGAGGAATGTCAATGAGTCTACAGTGGGAGAGGGTGAAACTGAAGATTTCTTGAGTCGGACCCCTAAAAGGCTCAAATCCGGACCCACGCAGTGCAATAAACCTGAAAATGAAGGTCTTGGGGGAAGTAGTTGGAGCGGGGAAATCTTCACATGGAAGacccacaagaagaagagatcaagcCATGGTGCTCCAATTTCATCATCATCTGATGCAAGAGGGCAGAATTATAACAGCAGACAGAATGGATGGGTTTGA
- the LOC122641399 gene encoding probable ATP-dependent DNA helicase CHR12 isoform X3: MMRLHRPFIMYGVADVFAMETDERLRKKRDAERLSRLEEEEKNLMETRKRKFFADLLNTAREFQLQAQAALKRRKQRNDGVQAWHGRQRQRATRAEKLRFQALKADDQEAYMRLVEESKNERLTTLLGKTNELLVRLGAAVQRQKDAEHDAIEPLKGSDTDDPSHLSASESKTPGDLVPDEDIDLIDVDSDGHVKTSDLLEGQRQYNSVIHSIQEKVTEQPAMLQGGELRPYQLEGLQWMLSLFNNNLNGILADEMGLGKTIQTISLVAYLMEKKGVVGPHLIVAPKAVLPNWVNEFATWAPSIVAILYDGRQDERKIMREEYSGEGKFNVMITHYDLIMRDKSFLKKIQWHYMIVDEGHRLKNHECALARTLADYKIRRRLLLTGTPIQNSLQELWALLNFLLPTIFNSVENFEEWFNAPFADRCDVSITDEEELLIIRRLHQVIRPFILRRKKAEVEKFLPGKTQVILKCDMSAWQKVYYQQVTDLGRVGLDTGSGKSKSLQNLSMQLRKCCNHPYLFVGEYNIWRKEEIVRASGKFELLDRLLPKLKRTGHRILLFSTMTRLMDILEIYLQLHDYKYLRLDGTTKTEERGTLLKQFNAPDSPYFMFLLSTRAGGLGLNLQTADTVIIFDSDWNPQMDQQAEDRAHRIGQKKEVRVFVLISVGSIEEVILERAKQKMGIDAKVIQAGLFNTTSTAQDRKDMLQEIMRRGTNSLGTDVPSEREINRLAARSDEEFWLFERMDEERRRRENYRSRLMEEHEVPDWAYAVSDNKRDKPKDFETACNKITGKRQRKEVVYADTLSDVQWMKAVENGTDLSKLMTRGRREQLHDEANESASDSVGGEQKAFDPRNVNESTVGEGETEDFLSRTPKRLKSGPTQCNKPENEGLGGSSWSGEIFTWKTHKKKRSSHGAPISSSSDARGQNYNSRQNGWV, translated from the exons ATGATGCGATTGCATCGCCCTTTTATCATGTATGGTGTGGCAGATGTTTTTGCAATGGAGACTGATGAACGCCTGCGAAAGAAACGGGATGCAGAG AGGTTGTCAAGGTTAGAGGAGGAGGAAAAGAATCTCATGGAGACcagaaaaaggaaattttttgcTGACCTTCTTAATACAGCTCGTGAATTTCAATTGCAAGCACAAGCTGCACTGAAACGCCGGAAACAAAGGAATGATGGGGTTCAG GCATGGCATGGAAGGCAGAGGCAACGTGCTACAAGGGCAGAAAAATTGAGGTTCCAAGCACTTAAAGCTGATGACCAAGAAGCATACATGCGTTTGGTGGAGGAGAGCAAGAATGAACGATTGACAACGCTTCTTGGGAAAACCAATGAGCTTCTTGTTCGTCTGGGAGCTGCAGTTCAAAGGCAAAAAGATGCTGAACATGATGCCATAGAACCTCTTAAAGGCTCGGATACAGATGATCCTTCTCATTTGTCTGCTTCTGAGAGTAAAACACCTGGGGATTTGGTCCCTGATGAAGACATAGACCTGATTGATGTGGATTCTGATGGCCACGTCAAGACAAGTGATTTACTTGAAGGCCAGAGGCAGTATAATTCTGTCATTCATTCGATTCAGGAGAAG GTGACGGAGCAACCGGCCATGCTTCAAGGGGGAGAATTAAGACCATACCAATTGGAAGGACTTCAGTGGATGCTATCTTTGTTTAACAACAATCTAAATGGGATTTTAGCTGACGAGATGGGATTAGGAAAGACTATTCAGACCATATCGTTAGTTGCATATCTAATGGAGAAAAAAGGTGTGGTTGGGCCCCACTTAATTGTGGCTCCAAAGGCTGTATTGCCAAATTGGGTTAATGAATTTGCAACCTGGGCCCCTAG TATTGTAGCTATTTTATATGATGGGCGTCAAGATGAAAGAAAGATTATGAGGGAGGAGTATTCTGGAGAAGGGAAATTCAATGTGATGATAACCCACTATGATCTTATTATGCGAGACAAATCATTTTTGAAGAAAATTCAGTGGCATTACATGATTGTTGATGAAGGACATcggttgaaaaatcatgagtgCGCTCTTGCACGGACTTTGGCAGA CTACAAAATTAGGCGGAGGCTTCTATTAACCGGCACCCCTATACAGAATAGTTTGCAGGAGTTGTGGGCCTTGCTTAATTTTCTCCTCCCCACCATCTTTAATTCAGtagaaaattttgaggagtggtTTAATGCTCCCTTCGCAGATCGATGTGATGTTAGTATTACGGATGAAGAAGAGCTGTTGATTATTCGCCGTTTACATCAG GTTATAAGACCTTTCATACTAAGGAGGAAGAAAGCTGAGGTGGAGAAGTTCCTTCCTGGGAAAACACAGGTCATACTGAAATGTGATATGTCAGCATGGCAGAAAGTATACTATCAACAGGTCACTGACTTGGGAAGAGTTGGGTTGGATACTG GATCTGGGAAGTCCAAGAGTCTCCAGAACCTGTCAATGCAACTCAGGAAGTGTTGTAATCACCCCTATCTCTTTGTGGGAGAATATAACATATGGCGCAAGGAGGAAATTGTCAGAGCATCGGGCAAATTTGAGCTGCTTGATCGCTTGCttccaaaactcaaaagaaCAGGGCATAGAATTCTGCTTTTCTCAACAATGACCCGTCTGATGGACATCCTTGAAATTTATTTGCAACTGCATGATTACAAGTACCTTAGACTGGATGGCACCACAAagacagaagaaagagggaCTCTACTTAAGCAATTCAATGCACCAGACTCACCTTATTTCATGTTTCTTTTGAGCACCCGTGCCGGGGGCCTTGGTCTAAACTTACAAACTGCAGATACTGTGATAATATTTGATAGTGATTGGAACCCCCAAATGGATCAACAGGCAGAGGATCGGGCCCATCGTATAGGACAGAAGAAGGAAGTGAGGGTCTTTGTGTTGATTAGTGTTGGATCAATTGAAGAGGTTATCCTGGAACGTGCAAAACAGAAAATGGGCATTGATGCCAAGGTCATTCAGGCGGGGCTGTTCAATACAACCTCCACAG CTCAGGACAGAAAAGATATGTTGCAGGAGATCATGCGAAGAGGTACAAATTCACTTGGGACAGATGTGCCAAGTGAGAGAGAAATCAACCGTCTAGCAGCTCGATCGGATGAGGAGTTCTGGTTGTTTGAGAGAATGGATGAGGAAAGACGACGAAGGGAGAACTACAGATCAAGGTTGATGGAGGAACATGAAGTACCTGACTGGGCATATGCTGTCTCTGATAATAAGAGAGACAAACCCAAAGATTTTGAAACTGCTTGCAACAAAATTACAGGGAAGCGACAAAGAAAAGAGGTGGTTTATGCTGACACACTGAGTGACGTACAGTGGATGAAGGCTGTTGAAAATGGAACAGACTTGTCAAAGCTTATGACTAGAGGGAGGAGAGAACAACTTCATGATGAGGCAAACGAATCGGCCAGTGATAGTGTAGGGGGAGAGCAAAAAGCATTTGACCCGAGGAATGTCAATGAGTCTACAGTGGGAGAGGGTGAAACTGAAGATTTCTTGAGTCGGACCCCTAAAAGGCTCAAATCCGGACCCACGCAGTGCAATAAACCTGAAAATGAAGGTCTTGGGGGAAGTAGTTGGAGCGGGGAAATCTTCACATGGAAGacccacaagaagaagagatcaagcCATGGTGCTCCAATTTCATCATCATCTGATGCAAGAGGGCAGAATTATAACAGCAGACAGAATGGATGGGTTTGA